From Vreelandella neptunia, the proteins below share one genomic window:
- a CDS encoding ureidoglycolate lyase: protein MLELKAEPLTAEAFAPFGDVIDARTSASFPINAGRTQRHHDLAKVETLGENAHTLINIFVSQPITLPLELTFLERHPQGSQAFMPLHQERFIVVVAPPGEHINPADVRAFVTDGRQGVNYRAGTWHAIQSVLEREGEFLVVDRGGDGNNCDEFPLAITVTLT from the coding sequence ATGCTAGAACTAAAAGCCGAGCCGCTAACGGCTGAAGCCTTCGCCCCTTTTGGCGATGTGATTGATGCACGCACCTCCGCGTCGTTTCCCATCAACGCCGGGCGCACTCAGCGCCACCATGATCTTGCCAAGGTGGAAACCCTGGGCGAAAACGCTCACACGCTGATTAATATCTTCGTGAGCCAGCCGATTACACTGCCGTTGGAGCTAACGTTTTTAGAGCGCCACCCCCAGGGCAGTCAGGCGTTTATGCCGCTGCATCAGGAGCGCTTTATTGTGGTGGTAGCCCCGCCAGGGGAACATATTAACCCTGCAGACGTGCGAGCTTTTGTCACTGATGGTCGCCAAGGCGTGAACTACCGCGCAGGCACTTGGCACGCCATTCAATCGGTGCTGGAGCGCGAAGGCGAGTTTTTGGTAGTGGATCGGGGCGGTGATGGCAATAATTGCGATGAGTTTCCTCTCGCGATTACCGTGACGTTGACTTAA
- a CDS encoding bifunctional allantoicase/(S)-ureidoglycine aminohydrolase gives MPATYYAPTGGHPPQTQITADRAVFTEAYALIPKGVMRDIVTSNLPFWEGTRLWVLARPLSGFAETFSQYIMEVQPQGGSDKPEPDPQAEGVLFIVEGELTLTLSGERHTLQPGGYAFIPPGSSWQVRNESNAPVRFHWVRKAYEFVEGLEVPQAFVTNEQDIAPIEMPGTEGRWATTRFVDPADVRHDMHVNIVTFQPGGVIPFDETHVMEHGLYVLEGKAVYHLNQNWVEVEAGDFMWLRAFCPQACYAAGPGPFRYLLYKDVNRHPALKLSSR, from the coding sequence ATGCCAGCTACTTACTACGCTCCCACCGGGGGGCACCCGCCGCAAACGCAAATCACCGCTGACCGTGCCGTGTTCACAGAAGCGTATGCGCTGATCCCCAAAGGCGTGATGCGCGATATCGTCACCAGCAATCTTCCCTTTTGGGAAGGCACCCGGCTATGGGTGCTGGCGCGGCCGCTGTCGGGGTTCGCCGAGACGTTCTCTCAGTACATTATGGAAGTCCAGCCCCAAGGGGGCAGCGATAAACCTGAGCCTGACCCCCAGGCGGAAGGCGTGCTGTTTATTGTGGAAGGTGAGTTAACGCTTACTTTGTCGGGCGAGCGCCACACCCTACAGCCCGGCGGCTATGCGTTTATTCCCCCAGGCAGCTCGTGGCAGGTGCGCAACGAATCCAACGCGCCGGTACGTTTCCACTGGGTACGCAAGGCCTATGAGTTTGTGGAAGGGCTTGAGGTGCCACAGGCGTTTGTCACCAACGAGCAGGACATTGCCCCCATCGAAATGCCGGGCACTGAAGGGCGCTGGGCCACCACGCGCTTTGTCGACCCTGCGGATGTTCGCCACGATATGCACGTTAATATCGTTACCTTTCAGCCCGGCGGCGTGATTCCTTTTGATGAAACCCATGTCATGGAACACGGCCTTTACGTGCTTGAAGGCAAAGCCGTTTATCACCTGAATCAAAATTGGGTAGAGGTAGAAGCTGGTGACTTTATGTGGCTACGCGCCTTCTGCCCCCAGGCCTGCTACGCCGCTGGCCCCGGGCCATTTAGGTACCTGCTGTACAAAGATGTTAATCGCCATCCTGCTCTTAAACTGTCATCTCGCTAA
- a CDS encoding YfcC family protein, translating into MSQHTPSSPDSPTPKKSWCRIPDIYAVLFIFISLAAIATHFVPAGQFERVPGPNGRITIDPTSYEQIASSPIGIVDFMLAIPNGLMSAGEVVFFTFMIGGMFMVLRRTGIIEIGVDKLTRRFARQSLLTIPVLMTVFALIATVIGTQELALVYVPVILPLMIALRFDSVTAAAVALCATTVGFTTGVLNPINTGLGQQLSDLPLYSGYGLRVMAFVVMLAAAIFFVMRYARRVRQTPSLSLLSSDTSESEKRSLYQHADNSPALIASVRQKLAAVATFAFFAVLVYGVLQQGWFMMEMAGLFIIMGIVVGLIAGLDTDEICAGFNQGFRDVLVGAMIAGVARGVAVMLEDGQIMDTLVFGLGNLVGGLPTLLSAIGMFFAQLGFNFIVPSGSGQALVTMPLMAPLSDIIGVTRQTAVLAFQLGDGIGNILYPTSGYFMATLALAGVPWQKWVKFFFPLFCVWIVIALGFLIFAQATQWTG; encoded by the coding sequence ATGTCCCAACACACTCCCTCTTCCCCCGATAGCCCAACGCCAAAGAAAAGCTGGTGCCGGATCCCTGATATTTACGCGGTTCTGTTCATATTTATCAGCTTGGCCGCGATAGCGACGCATTTTGTGCCTGCCGGGCAGTTCGAGCGTGTTCCTGGCCCAAATGGCCGTATCACTATTGACCCGACCTCTTATGAACAGATCGCCTCCTCACCGATTGGTATCGTCGACTTTATGCTGGCGATCCCCAATGGCTTGATGAGTGCAGGTGAAGTTGTCTTTTTCACCTTCATGATCGGCGGTATGTTCATGGTGCTAAGGCGCACCGGGATTATTGAAATAGGGGTAGACAAGTTAACGCGACGCTTTGCGCGACAGAGCCTGCTCACTATCCCCGTGTTGATGACGGTTTTTGCCCTCATAGCGACGGTTATCGGTACCCAAGAATTGGCGCTGGTCTACGTGCCGGTCATCCTTCCGTTGATGATTGCCTTGCGCTTTGATTCAGTCACGGCCGCGGCGGTGGCACTTTGTGCTACCACGGTTGGTTTCACCACGGGGGTGCTCAACCCCATCAATACCGGCCTAGGGCAGCAACTCTCAGATCTTCCTCTCTACTCCGGCTATGGCTTGCGCGTCATGGCGTTTGTGGTGATGTTGGCCGCGGCCATTTTCTTCGTTATGCGTTACGCCCGCAGGGTGCGCCAGACACCTTCGCTTAGCCTGCTGAGCAGTGACACTAGCGAATCCGAAAAACGCTCGCTTTATCAACATGCTGACAATAGCCCTGCCTTAATCGCCAGCGTTCGCCAGAAGTTGGCTGCCGTCGCCACCTTCGCCTTCTTCGCGGTACTCGTCTATGGCGTGCTGCAGCAAGGCTGGTTCATGATGGAAATGGCCGGCCTGTTTATCATCATGGGTATTGTAGTGGGCCTAATCGCAGGCCTCGATACCGACGAAATATGCGCAGGCTTTAACCAGGGCTTTCGCGATGTATTAGTCGGGGCCATGATCGCCGGCGTCGCACGCGGTGTTGCCGTGATGCTGGAAGATGGCCAAATCATGGACACCCTGGTGTTTGGGCTTGGCAACCTTGTCGGTGGCCTGCCTACCCTGCTTTCGGCGATTGGCATGTTCTTCGCCCAGCTAGGCTTCAATTTCATTGTCCCCTCCGGTAGCGGCCAGGCACTGGTCACCATGCCACTGATGGCACCGCTCTCCGACATCATCGGCGTTACCCGCCAAACGGCGGTGCTGGCGTTCCAGCTGGGTGACGGTATTGGCAATATTTTATACCCGACCTCAGGCTACTTTATGGCAACCCTGGCGCTTGCTGGCGTGCCGTGGCAAAAGTGGGTCAAATTCTTCTTCCCACTTTTTTGCGTCTGGATAGTGATTGCCCTGGGCTTTCTTATTTTCGCCCAGGCAACCCAGTGGACCGGCTAG
- a CDS encoding amino acid ABC transporter ATP-binding protein, giving the protein MTLVYVDNVHKAFGDLEVLKGINLSVAQGEVVAIIGRSGSGKSTLLRCLNQLEKHDSGQITIADKQLDAASMSPKELSENVGMVFQSFNLFPHKTVGENVCLAPLVVRGEEKTEVEKVAREVLEKVGLSDKYDAYPAQLSGGQQQRVAIARALAMRPKVMLCDEVTSALDPELVGEVLRVLEALAKEGMTLILVTHEMSFARDVADRVVFMHQGRIHEEGAPSELFSNPQTPELKQFISAVL; this is encoded by the coding sequence ATGACGCTGGTCTACGTTGATAACGTTCATAAAGCCTTTGGCGACCTGGAAGTGCTTAAAGGTATTAACCTTTCGGTTGCCCAAGGCGAAGTGGTGGCGATTATTGGCCGCAGCGGCTCGGGTAAAAGCACTCTGCTGCGCTGCCTGAATCAGCTGGAAAAACATGACAGCGGCCAGATCACCATTGCCGATAAGCAGCTGGATGCGGCGTCAATGTCGCCCAAAGAGCTGAGTGAAAACGTCGGCATGGTATTCCAAAGCTTTAACCTGTTTCCCCATAAAACCGTAGGTGAAAACGTCTGCCTGGCGCCGCTGGTGGTGCGTGGCGAGGAGAAAACCGAGGTCGAGAAAGTCGCCCGCGAAGTGCTCGAGAAAGTGGGGCTCTCCGACAAATACGATGCCTACCCGGCGCAGCTTTCCGGTGGGCAGCAGCAGCGGGTCGCCATCGCTCGGGCGCTGGCCATGCGCCCCAAAGTGATGCTCTGCGATGAGGTGACTTCCGCCCTTGACCCTGAGCTGGTCGGGGAAGTGCTGCGCGTGCTCGAAGCGTTGGCAAAAGAGGGTATGACGCTGATTCTAGTCACCCACGAAATGAGCTTTGCCCGTGACGTTGCCGACCGTGTGGTGTTTATGCACCAGGGGCGCATCCATGAAGAGGGCGCCCCCAGCGAGCTATTCAGCAACCCACAAACGCCGGAGCTAAAGCAGTTTATTTCTGCCGTGCTCTAG
- a CDS encoding amino acid ABC transporter permease has protein sequence MIEFTFWDILRNLLLATRWTIVLSLIAFVGGATVGLLLTFMRLSSNRWLQRLTSLYVDLFQGTPLLMQLFLIFFGAAAMGHPISPWLAASIALTLFTSAFLCDIWRGCLEAVAKGQWHAARVLGMNYFQTMRHVILPQALRLSIPPTVGFSVQVIKGTALASIIGFVELTKAGTMLNNATFEPFTIFALVALLYFALCYPLSCYARYLEKKLYDAGLR, from the coding sequence ATGATTGAGTTCACCTTCTGGGACATCTTGCGCAACCTGCTATTGGCAACTCGCTGGACCATTGTGCTGTCGCTGATTGCCTTTGTGGGCGGTGCGACGGTGGGGCTGCTGTTGACCTTTATGCGCCTCTCCAGCAACCGCTGGCTACAGCGTTTAACCTCACTCTATGTAGACCTGTTCCAAGGCACGCCGCTGCTGATGCAGCTGTTTTTAATCTTCTTTGGCGCTGCGGCCATGGGGCATCCGATCTCTCCCTGGCTGGCGGCTTCTATTGCGTTGACGCTGTTTACCAGCGCCTTCTTGTGTGACATCTGGCGCGGCTGTTTAGAAGCGGTCGCTAAAGGGCAGTGGCACGCAGCGCGGGTGCTGGGCATGAACTACTTCCAGACCATGCGCCATGTGATTCTGCCTCAGGCGCTGCGGCTTTCGATTCCGCCTACGGTGGGGTTCTCGGTACAGGTCATCAAAGGCACGGCGCTGGCCTCCATCATTGGGTTTGTCGAGCTGACCAAGGCGGGCACCATGCTCAATAACGCCACTTTTGAACCCTTCACCATTTTTGCCCTTGTGGCCCTGCTTTACTTCGCGCTGTGCTACCCCCTTTCCTGCTACGCGCGCTATCTGGAGAAAAAGCTCTATGACGCTGGTCTACGTTGA
- a CDS encoding amino acid ABC transporter permease, with amino-acid sequence MGPTLDFLTLLPYVSELLKGLTTTVILTVVTTLTGLALAVAVAYLRVNAQPWVRWGLGGYVEVTRNTPFIVQLFFIFFGLPGLGIKIDAITAAFIAMTLNLAAYSAEILRAGISATAKGQLEAGRALGMTTLQSYRHIVLVPAFARVYPALISQSIIVMLGSAVVSQISVFDLTYAANFIQSRNFRSFEVYLLITLVYLLLAFGMRRSFMLVGKRVFAYQQGEQR; translated from the coding sequence ATGGGGCCAACACTCGATTTTCTTACCCTGTTGCCCTACGTCAGTGAGCTCCTCAAAGGTCTTACCACCACGGTCATTTTGACCGTGGTGACCACCTTGACGGGACTAGCGCTGGCGGTGGCAGTGGCGTATTTACGCGTCAACGCGCAGCCATGGGTGCGCTGGGGGCTAGGCGGCTACGTCGAAGTAACCCGCAATACGCCCTTCATTGTGCAACTGTTCTTTATCTTCTTCGGGCTACCGGGGCTCGGCATTAAAATTGATGCCATTACTGCGGCATTCATTGCTATGACGCTCAACCTGGCCGCTTATAGTGCCGAGATTTTACGCGCCGGTATTAGCGCCACGGCCAAGGGGCAGTTGGAAGCCGGACGGGCACTGGGCATGACCACGCTGCAAAGCTATCGCCATATCGTGCTGGTGCCTGCCTTTGCTCGGGTCTACCCGGCGCTTATCAGCCAGTCGATTATCGTGATGCTGGGCTCAGCGGTGGTGTCGCAGATTTCCGTATTCGACCTGACCTACGCCGCTAACTTTATCCAGTCCCGCAACTTCCGCAGCTTTGAAGTCTACCTGCTGATCACGCTGGTCTATTTGCTCCTCGCCTTCGGCATGCGGCGCAGCTTTATGCTGGTGGGCAAGCGGGTATTCGCCTATCAGCAAGGAGAACAACGATGA
- a CDS encoding transporter substrate-binding domain-containing protein, with product MKSLSRRFNHSFSNQFKRLQSGVLATGLSAVVALGAITISPNVQADALEDIESRGTIRVAVPQDFPPFGSVGTDLQPRGYDIDMAQYLADEMGVELELIPVTSANRIPYLQTGQADLVISSLGKNPEREAAIDFSDAYAPFFLGVFSADEDESVDGPEGLADKTIGVTRGAVEDMELSEIAPDSTTVQRFEDNATTISAFLSGQVDYVATGNVVAAEIAERNSDRAPSLIYQLKDSPCYVGMNKNEPALMEEVNRLIAQGLEDGTLNEMSQRWFSADLPENFGS from the coding sequence ATGAAATCGCTATCGCGCCGCTTCAATCACTCTTTCTCTAACCAATTCAAACGCCTACAGTCCGGTGTCTTAGCCACAGGGCTGAGTGCCGTCGTTGCCCTCGGTGCTATTACCATTAGCCCAAACGTTCAGGCGGATGCGCTAGAGGATATCGAGTCACGCGGCACCATCCGGGTAGCTGTCCCGCAAGATTTCCCACCGTTTGGCTCAGTAGGTACCGACCTGCAGCCGCGCGGCTACGATATTGATATGGCCCAATACCTGGCTGATGAAATGGGCGTTGAGTTAGAGCTGATCCCCGTTACCAGCGCTAACCGTATTCCCTATTTGCAAACCGGGCAGGCGGATCTGGTGATCTCTAGCCTGGGTAAAAACCCTGAGCGTGAAGCGGCAATTGATTTTTCCGATGCCTACGCGCCGTTCTTTCTAGGCGTGTTCAGCGCCGATGAAGATGAAAGCGTAGATGGCCCGGAAGGCTTGGCCGATAAAACCATCGGGGTAACCCGCGGCGCCGTGGAAGATATGGAGCTTTCTGAGATTGCCCCGGACTCCACCACAGTGCAGCGCTTTGAAGATAACGCCACGACCATTTCTGCGTTTCTTTCCGGCCAAGTCGACTACGTCGCCACCGGTAACGTAGTCGCCGCTGAAATCGCCGAGCGAAACAGCGATCGCGCGCCCTCGCTGATTTATCAGCTCAAAGATTCACCTTGCTACGTGGGCATGAATAAAAACGAACCTGCGCTAATGGAAGAAGTGAATCGCCTGATCGCCCAGGGCCTGGAAGATGGCACCTTGAATGAGATGTCCCAGCGCTGGTTCAGTGCCGACCTGCCTGAAAACTTCGGTAGCTGA
- a CDS encoding MurR/RpiR family transcriptional regulator — protein MTPHIGQRITAQFDALTAQEQRVASFILDHFDDLAVYSAADLARLTGVSKSTVSRLFKRLGFESYRTVKDHARQLRNLGVPLVIDPNAMQEEVGAPFQRHLQREQDNLQRCLNGIAADQFAALVERLDSARHVVVIGFRNSYPLALHFRQQLIQARTQVRVVPHPNQSLAEEIVDLTEQDVVVLFGFRRRPAAFASLIDALERSPAKVALLADPTAVNFASQVTWFFETPLESLSAFDSYAAANSLICLIANGLLHRRLAEGRERISAISEVYAELSELEAPTMSVDWSAQ, from the coding sequence ATGACGCCGCATATCGGACAGCGGATTACCGCCCAGTTTGACGCGCTAACTGCCCAGGAGCAGCGGGTGGCGAGCTTTATCCTCGATCACTTTGATGATCTGGCGGTGTATAGCGCCGCTGATTTGGCGCGTTTGACCGGGGTATCCAAATCGACGGTCAGCCGCCTATTCAAGCGGCTGGGGTTTGAAAGCTACCGCACCGTTAAAGACCACGCCCGCCAGCTACGTAACCTGGGCGTGCCTTTGGTGATCGACCCCAACGCCATGCAAGAAGAGGTCGGGGCGCCGTTCCAGCGTCATTTGCAGCGGGAGCAGGATAACCTGCAGCGCTGCTTGAACGGCATTGCGGCGGATCAATTTGCGGCACTGGTAGAGCGGTTGGATAGCGCGCGTCATGTGGTCGTGATCGGTTTTCGTAACAGCTATCCGCTAGCGCTGCACTTTCGCCAGCAGTTGATTCAGGCGCGCACCCAGGTGCGGGTAGTGCCTCACCCTAATCAGTCGTTAGCGGAAGAGATTGTCGATCTCACCGAGCAGGATGTGGTGGTGCTGTTTGGTTTTCGCCGCCGTCCAGCGGCCTTTGCTTCGCTAATTGATGCACTTGAGCGCTCACCTGCCAAGGTAGCCTTGCTGGCTGACCCCACCGCGGTCAACTTTGCCTCACAGGTAACGTGGTTTTTTGAAACGCCGCTGGAAAGTCTCTCCGCCTTCGATAGCTACGCCGCCGCCAATAGCCTGATCTGCCTGATTGCCAACGGTTTACTGCACCGTCGTCTTGCCGAAGGTCGAGAGCGAATCAGCGCGATCAGTGAAGTTTACGCTGAGCTTAGCGAGCTGGAAGCGCCGACCATGAGCGTGGATTGGAGCGCTCAATAG
- the puuE gene encoding allantoinase PuuE, whose product MSSSPKGHYPRDLIGYGRNPPHANWPNKAKIAVQFVLNYEEGGENCVLHGDSGSEQFLSEIIGAPAYPDRHLSMESIYEYGSRAGVWRILREFEKRGLPLTVFGVAMALERNPDVALAFKELGHEIACHGYRWIHYQEVPEHVEREHLQQAMEIFQRLYGEKPQGWYTGRDSPNTRRLVLDEGGFLYDSDYYGDDLPFWTQVTDSQGSDHNHLIVPYTLDSNDMRFAAPQGFNTADHFFIYLRDAFDVLYAEGEEAPKMLSIGMHCRLLGRPGRFRALQRFLDYIETHDRVWVARRVDIARHWAEHHPATR is encoded by the coding sequence ATGTCGTCGTCACCTAAGGGGCACTATCCCCGCGATTTGATCGGTTATGGGCGCAACCCGCCCCACGCCAACTGGCCAAACAAGGCCAAAATTGCCGTTCAGTTTGTGCTTAACTACGAAGAGGGCGGCGAAAACTGCGTGTTGCACGGTGACTCAGGCTCTGAGCAGTTCCTGTCGGAAATCATCGGTGCACCGGCTTATCCGGATCGCCACTTGAGCATGGAGTCGATCTACGAGTATGGCTCCCGCGCCGGGGTATGGCGCATTCTGCGCGAGTTTGAAAAGCGCGGTTTGCCGCTTACGGTGTTTGGTGTGGCGATGGCGCTGGAGCGCAACCCGGATGTCGCCCTGGCATTTAAAGAGTTAGGCCACGAGATTGCCTGCCACGGTTACCGCTGGATTCACTATCAGGAAGTGCCCGAACACGTTGAGCGGGAGCATCTACAGCAGGCCATGGAGATTTTTCAGCGCCTTTACGGTGAAAAACCCCAAGGCTGGTACACCGGGCGCGACAGTCCCAACACCAGACGCTTAGTACTCGATGAGGGTGGATTCCTTTACGATAGCGACTACTACGGCGACGACTTGCCTTTCTGGACGCAGGTGACCGATAGTCAGGGCAGTGACCACAACCACCTGATTGTGCCCTACACGCTGGACAGCAACGATATGCGCTTTGCCGCGCCGCAAGGTTTCAACACTGCGGATCACTTCTTTATCTACCTGCGCGATGCCTTTGATGTACTTTACGCAGAAGGGGAGGAGGCGCCCAAAATGTTATCAATAGGCATGCACTGCCGCTTGTTGGGTCGCCCTGGGCGTTTTCGCGCGCTGCAGCGTTTCTTGGATTATATCGAAACCCACGACCGCGTTTGGGTGGCCCGGCGGGTTGATATTGCCCGTCACTGGGCAGAGCACCACCCTGCCACTCGTTAA
- a CDS encoding aspartate/glutamate racemase family protein, with protein MHIRIINPNTTASMTAAMGQAAQQQAGPGTTVSASQPDAGPVSIESHFDEAISAVGVAEEVLKGEREGGIDAYVVACFGDPGLLAARELTRAPVIGIAEAAFHLATLVSTRFSIVTTLGRTGIIAEHLLQQYGFSHHCRRIRAAEIPVLDLEHHPEVAFTRIVEECCRARDEDDIGAIVLGCGGMANLTQQISREVGLPVVEGVTAALKLAESLVSLGLHTSKYGDLAYPRPKTFTGKFSELSNLALPLK; from the coding sequence GTGCATATACGCATTATTAACCCTAACACCACGGCCTCTATGACCGCTGCTATGGGTCAGGCAGCACAGCAGCAGGCGGGGCCTGGCACCACGGTTAGCGCTTCGCAGCCGGACGCTGGCCCGGTCTCTATCGAGAGCCATTTCGATGAAGCAATCAGCGCGGTAGGGGTGGCCGAAGAAGTTCTCAAAGGTGAGCGTGAAGGCGGTATCGACGCCTATGTGGTGGCCTGCTTTGGCGACCCCGGTCTGCTCGCAGCACGAGAACTAACCCGTGCGCCGGTCATTGGCATCGCCGAAGCGGCCTTTCACCTAGCTACGCTGGTGAGTACACGCTTTTCCATTGTCACCACCCTGGGCCGCACCGGCATTATCGCCGAACATCTGCTTCAGCAGTACGGCTTTAGCCACCACTGCCGCCGTATACGTGCCGCTGAAATTCCGGTGCTTGATCTTGAGCATCATCCTGAAGTGGCGTTTACCCGCATTGTGGAAGAGTGCTGCCGCGCACGGGATGAAGATGACATTGGCGCCATCGTTTTAGGCTGTGGTGGCATGGCTAATTTGACCCAGCAGATCAGCCGCGAAGTGGGCCTGCCAGTCGTAGAAGGTGTTACCGCCGCGCTGAAACTGGCGGAATCACTGGTGAGTTTGGGGCTGCATACCAGTAAATATGGAGACCTTGCCTACCCACGGCCAAAGACCTTCACCGGTAAGTTTTCTGAGCTCTCGAATCTTGCGCTACCGCTTAAATAG
- a CDS encoding NCS1 family transporter encodes MSASTSALASEERSDAGSKALGAESLAPQHTRIMGRGSYFLAWFGGCVSIGTFAMGSSVVGTLNLLQATLAIAIGCFVIGIALAINGAAGYKYGIPFMVQARSAFGFTGTRLPGLVRAVPAVVWYGFQSWIGAGALNMVSATLFGFDNLIFYFITFQFLQIGLSVMGFQGIKWLENIGSAFILASLVHMFYATVQRYGDELSASLLTMEGSWGMPFWGATMLFLGIYSTMMLNVSDYSREHKKGTAQSLLTTIYAMSILPCTLFMGLIGYMVSQATGTADPIQVFANAVDNTPLLMTTLLFIAFAQVTTNVLNNVVPPTYVLMDVFKIKFSVATVIVGLLAFATFPWKLVQPGSAAGLQLFVQTYSAFLGPIFAILVVDYYVIRRRTLDTNKLYDANGPYQGVNLAAFIATAVGIVAALSFSAISWYASLIPAGVTYYLLMKYWAPCQRFSQ; translated from the coding sequence ATGAGCGCTTCAACCTCAGCTCTTGCGTCAGAAGAACGATCCGATGCTGGATCAAAAGCACTCGGGGCAGAAAGCCTGGCCCCACAACACACCCGGATTATGGGGCGCGGCTCCTACTTTCTGGCCTGGTTCGGCGGCTGCGTTTCCATTGGCACCTTCGCCATGGGCTCAAGCGTAGTCGGCACCCTGAACCTCTTACAAGCCACCCTGGCCATTGCCATTGGCTGCTTTGTCATCGGTATTGCATTGGCCATTAACGGGGCCGCGGGCTACAAGTACGGTATTCCGTTTATGGTGCAAGCGCGCAGCGCGTTCGGCTTTACGGGCACGCGCTTACCGGGCTTGGTACGCGCAGTGCCAGCGGTAGTGTGGTACGGCTTTCAAAGCTGGATTGGCGCCGGGGCACTCAATATGGTGTCGGCTACCCTGTTCGGCTTCGACAACCTTATCTTCTACTTCATTACCTTCCAGTTTCTGCAAATCGGCCTGTCAGTAATGGGGTTCCAGGGCATCAAGTGGTTAGAGAATATCGGCAGCGCCTTTATCCTCGCCTCGCTGGTGCATATGTTCTACGCCACGGTGCAGCGCTATGGCGATGAGCTTTCCGCCAGCTTGCTGACCATGGAAGGCTCCTGGGGCATGCCGTTCTGGGGCGCGACCATGCTGTTCCTGGGCATCTACAGCACCATGATGCTCAACGTGAGTGACTACTCACGCGAGCATAAAAAGGGCACCGCCCAAAGCCTGCTGACCACTATCTACGCCATGTCGATTCTGCCCTGTACGCTGTTTATGGGCTTGATCGGCTATATGGTTTCGCAAGCCACCGGCACCGCTGATCCTATCCAGGTATTTGCCAACGCCGTCGACAACACCCCGCTGCTGATGACTACCCTTCTATTCATCGCCTTTGCCCAGGTCACCACCAACGTGCTCAACAACGTGGTACCGCCCACCTACGTGCTGATGGACGTATTCAAGATCAAGTTCTCGGTCGCCACGGTGATCGTTGGATTGCTGGCCTTCGCCACCTTTCCCTGGAAACTTGTTCAGCCGGGCTCCGCAGCAGGTCTACAGCTGTTTGTACAAACGTACTCCGCCTTTCTAGGCCCCATCTTCGCCATTCTGGTGGTCGATTATTATGTGATTCGCCGCCGCACGCTGGATACCAACAAGCTGTATGACGCCAACGGCCCCTATCAAGGCGTGAACTTAGCCGCTTTCATCGCCACGGCGGTGGGCATTGTGGCGGCGCTCTCTTTCTCGGCTATCTCGTGGTACGCCAGCCTGATACCCGCAGGTGTTACCTACTACCTACTTATGAAGTACTGGGCTCCCTGCCAGCGCTTTAGCCAGTAA